A stretch of Miscanthus floridulus cultivar M001 chromosome 13, ASM1932011v1, whole genome shotgun sequence DNA encodes these proteins:
- the LOC136500890 gene encoding uncharacterized protein, whose translation MAQWSSVAASLDRWIGLGACRCSSPLPPFRAALPRRRRAERNVRIGCASVPRELGTAAEAELPPVVVEGTEEEAVACEGCDGMGWMLCDFCKGKKNNVKSEGTRVYRRCPTCKAAGFILCPRCRVYKCITFPESNES comes from the exons ATGGCGCAGTGGAGCAGCGTGGCCGCGAGCCTGGACCGGTGGATTGGGCTTGGGGCATGCCGCTGCAGCTCGCCGCTGCCACCGTTCCGGGCGGCGCTGCCGCGGCGCAGGCGTGCGGAGAGGAACGTCAGGATCGGCTGCGCCTCCGTCCCACGGGAGCTCGGCACGGCCGCGGAGGCGGAGCTGCCGCCGGTGGTCGTCGAGGGCACCGAG GAAGAAGCTGTAGCGTGCGAAGGGTGCGACGGCATGGGGTGGATGCTCTGCGACTTCTGCAAGGGGAAGAAGAACAACGTTAAGTCGGAGGGCACCCGGGTGTACCGCCGTTGCCCAACGTGCAAGGCG GCGGGCTTCATCCTGTGCCCAAGATGCAGGGTGTACAAGTGCATCACCTTCCCGGAGAGCAACGAATCATGA